Proteins co-encoded in one Gopherus evgoodei ecotype Sinaloan lineage chromosome 4, rGopEvg1_v1.p, whole genome shotgun sequence genomic window:
- the LRRC4C gene encoding leucine-rich repeat-containing protein 4C encodes MLNKMILHPQQIMIGPRFNRALFDPLLVVLLALQLLVVAGLVRAQTCPSVCSCSNQFSKVICVRKNLREVPDGISTNTRLLNLHENQIQIIKVNSFKHLRHLEILQLSRNHIRTIEIGAFNGLANLNTLELFDNRLTTIPNGAFVYLSKLKELWLRNNPIESIPSYAFNRIPSLRRLDLGELKRLSYISEGAFEGLSNLRYLNLAMCNLREIPNLTPLIKLDELDLSGNHLTAIRPGSFQGLMHLQKLWMIQSQIQVIERNAFDNLQSLVEINLAHNNLTLLPHDLFTPLRLERIHLHHNPWNCNCDILWLSWWIKDKAPSNTACCARCNTPPSLKGRYIGELDLNYFTCYAPVIVEPPADLNVTEGMAAELKCRASTSLTSVSWITPNGSVMTHGAYRVRIAVLSDGTLNFTKVTMQDTGLYTCMVSNSVGNTTASATLNVTALDNGYTYFSTVTVETMEPSQDEARTTEQIGPTPVIDWETTNVTTSLTPQSTRSTEKTFTIPVTDASNGIPGIDEVMKTTKIIIGCFVAITLMAAVMLVIFYKMRKQHHRQNHHAPTRTVEIINVDDELTGDTPIESHLPMPAIEHEHLNHYNSYKSPFNHTTTVNTINSIHSSVHEPLLIRMNSKDNVQETQI; translated from the coding sequence ATGTTGAACAAGATGATCTTACATCCACAGCAGATAATGATAGGTCCTAGGTTTAACAGGGCCCTATTTGACCCCCTGCTTGTGGTGCTACTGGCTCTTCAACTTCTTGTGGTGGCTGGTCTAGTCAGGGCTCAAACTTGCCCTTCTGTCTGCTCCTGCAGCAACCAGTTCAGCAAAGTGATCTGTGTGCGGAAGAATCTGAGAGAGGTTCCAGACGGCATCTCCACCAACACACGGTTATTGAATCTCCATGAGAACCAGATCCAAATAATTAAAGTGAATAGCTTCAAACATTTGAGACACCTGGAAATCTTGCAGCTGAGTAGAAATCACATTAGAACCATTGAAATAGGGGCCTTCAATGGTCTGGCCAATCTCAACACTCTGGAACTTTTTGACAATCGTCTTACCACCATCCCTAATGGGGCTTTTGTATACCTGTCAAAACTGAAGGAGCTTTGGTTGAGAAACAATCCTATTGAGAGCATCCCTTCTTATGCTTTTAACAGAATCCCTTCCCTACGTAGGTTGGATTTGGGGGAACTAAAAAGGCTTTCATACATCTCAGAAGGTGCCTTTGAAGGTCTATCCAATTTGAGGTATTTGAACCTTGCCATGTGCAACCTTCGAGAGATCCCTAACCTCACACCACTCATAAAACTGGATGAGTTAGATCTTTCTGGGAACCATCTGACAGCCATCAGGCCGGGGTCCTTCCAAGGATTAATGCATCTTCAAAAATTGTGGATGATACAGTCCCAGATTCAAGTTATTGAAAGGAATGCCTTTGATAACCTTCAGTCACTGGTGGAAATCAACCTGGCACACAACAACCTAACACTACTGCCTCACGATCTCTTCACACCACTCCGCCTAGAACGGATCCATCTGCACCACAATCCTTGGAACTGCAACTGTGACATTCTTTGGCTCAGCTGGTGGATTAAggacaaagcaccctccaacactgcATGCTGTGCTCGCTGCAACACACCTCCCAGTTTGAAAGGAAGGTACATTGGTGAGCTGGACCTGAATTATTTCACGTGTTATGCTCCGGTGATAGTGGAGCCACCAGCAGACCTCAACGTCACAGAAGGCATGGCTGCAGAACTGAAATGTCGAGCATCGACCTCCCTGACCTCTGTATCTTGGATTACTCCAAATGGATCGGTTATGACACATGGGGCATACAGAGTTCGGATTGCTGTGCTCAGTGATGGCACATTAAATTTTACAAAGGTGACCATGCAAGACACGGGCTTGTATACCTGCATGGTGAGTAACTCTGTTGGGAATACTACAGCTTCTGCCACACTGAACGTCACTGCACTGGACAATGGTTACACATACTTTTCAACTGTCACAGTAGAGACTATGGAACCTTCTCAGGATGAGGCACGGACCACAGAGCAGATTGGGCCCACACCAGTTATTGACTGGGAGACCACGAATGTGACAACTTCTCTTACTCCACAGAGCACAAGGTCGACAGAGAAAACGTTTACCATCCCAGTGACAGATGCAAGCAATGGGATCCCAGGAATAGATGAGGTTATGAAGACTACCAAAATCATAATTGGTTGTTTTGTGGCTATCACTCTCATGGCCGCTGTGATGCTGGTAATTTTCTACAAAATGAGGAAACAGCATCACCGGCAGAACCACCATGCTCCAACACGGACTGTAGAGATCATTAATGTGGATGATGAGCTTACAGGTGATACACCCATAGAGAGTCACTTGCCCATGCCAGCGATAGAGCATGAGCACCTAAATCATTACAACTCTTATAAGTCTCCTTTCAACCACACAACAACAGTAAACACAATAAATTCAATACACAGTTCAGTGCATGAACCGTTATTGATCCGAATGAACTCAAAAGACAATGTACAAGAGACTCAGAtctaa